One part of the Ochotona princeps isolate mOchPri1 chromosome 3, mOchPri1.hap1, whole genome shotgun sequence genome encodes these proteins:
- the TM4SF1 gene encoding transmembrane 4 L6 family member 1 yields MCYGRCARSIGHCLIWLAVLSIVANILLYFPNGETKYATENLLSRFVWFFAGILGGGLLILLPAFVFIGLEEDDCCGCCGHENCGKRCSMLSSGLMATIGILGSGYCIIVAALGLAEGPRCLNSLGQWNYTFASTEGQYLLDTSTWSQCVEPKHIVEWNVTLFSILLALGGIEFILCLVQVINGVLGGICGYCCSRQQRYDC; encoded by the exons ATGTGCTACGGCAGGTGTGCTCGAAGCATCGGACATTGCCTGATCTGGCTGGCCGTCCTCAGCATTGTGGCTAATATCTTGCTTTACTTTCCCAATGGGGAAACAAAGTACGCGACGGAAAACCTCCTCAGCCGCTTCGTGTGGTTCTTTGCTGGAATCCTGGGAGGGGGCTTGCTG ATACTGCTGCCGGCATTTGTCTTCATTGGGCTGGAAGAGGAtgactgctgtggctgctgcggccatGAGAACTGTGGCAAGAGGTGCTCG ATGCTTTCTTCTGGACTGATGGCCACCATCGGAATCCTCGGGTCTGGCTACTGCATCATTGTGGCAGCGCTGGGCTTGGCAGAAGGACCAAGATGTCTCAATTCCCTTGGCCAGTGGAACTACACCTTTGCCAGCACTGAGGGCCA GTACCTTCTGGACACCTCTACGTGGTCCCAATGTGTTGAGCCCAAGCATATTGTGGAGTGGAATGTGACTCTGTTTTCTATCCTCTTGGCTCTTGGTGGAATTGAATTCATCCTGTGTCTTGTTCAAGTAATCAACGGGGTGCTTGGAGGCATCTGTGGCTATTGCTGCTCTCGCCAACAG